The following are from one region of the Rosistilla carotiformis genome:
- a CDS encoding putative 2-dehydropantoate 2-reductase: MSSKRSYAIIGTGALGGYYGGLMVRAGLDVHFLLRSDFDHVQQHGLRIDSKNGDFHLPRVNAYRSAAEMPACDVTIVAIKTTANEQLADILASTTRDGGVVLVLQNGLHVESDAVAVVGPDRVLGGCCFLCSNKVGPGHIDHIDYGRIAFGEYRADGSVQPIRELTRAIEADLQKASIPAEAVDDLIKVRWQKLMWNIPFNGLSVVLNASTAEIMNHPASEALAEQIIRDVRAAAMQCGKKIDEAFVDKMMDDTRAMVPYDSSMRIDFKRGRPMEVEAIVGNPLRELQRHGGHSPRLEMLYQQLTFFNRNQTV; encoded by the coding sequence ATGTCGTCGAAGCGAAGTTATGCGATCATCGGTACCGGAGCGCTCGGCGGATACTACGGCGGTCTGATGGTTCGCGCCGGGCTGGACGTTCACTTCCTGTTGCGATCGGACTTCGATCACGTGCAGCAGCACGGATTGCGAATCGATTCGAAAAACGGCGACTTCCATTTGCCGCGGGTCAACGCCTACCGCAGCGCCGCCGAGATGCCGGCCTGCGACGTCACGATCGTGGCGATCAAGACGACGGCCAATGAACAACTGGCCGATATTTTGGCTTCCACGACGCGTGACGGCGGGGTGGTGCTGGTGCTGCAAAACGGATTGCACGTCGAATCCGATGCGGTCGCCGTCGTCGGACCTGATCGCGTTCTGGGCGGCTGCTGTTTCTTGTGCAGCAACAAAGTCGGTCCGGGACACATTGATCATATCGATTACGGCCGGATCGCGTTTGGTGAATACCGTGCCGATGGCTCGGTGCAACCGATCCGCGAGCTGACTCGCGCCATCGAAGCCGATCTACAAAAGGCGTCGATCCCCGCGGAAGCTGTCGACGATCTGATCAAGGTCCGCTGGCAAAAGCTGATGTGGAACATTCCGTTTAACGGACTGTCGGTCGTGTTAAACGCATCGACAGCCGAGATCATGAACCATCCTGCATCAGAAGCTCTGGCCGAACAGATCATCCGCGACGTGCGAGCCGCCGCGATGCAGTGCGGCAAGAAGATCGATGAAGCGTTTGTCGACAAGATGATGGACGATACGCGGGCGATGGTCCCCTACGACAGCAGCATGCGGATCGACTTCAAGCGAGGTCGGCCGATGGAAGTCGAAGCGATCGTGGGCAATCCGCTTCGAGAATTGCAACGCCACGGCGGCCATTCGCCTCGGCTGGAAATGCTGTATCAACAACTAACGTTCTTCAACCGGAACCAAACGGTCTAA
- a CDS encoding alpha/beta hydrolase family protein — MPTTAKSTTLQIATLCLALTLPTAMLSAQPAGYNYDEAKVPAYTLPDPLVMADGTPVTSADQWPKRRAEIMDLFLQEVYGKAPGKPEGLHFKVIEQSDDAINGKATRKQVRVFFDADETVAMDILIYLPKKLVDAKQPVPTFLTLNFFGNHSISDDPAIVLSESWMRSSKEKGVVDNRATEASRGASASRWPVESIIDRGYGLAAIYYGDIDPDFDDGFKNGVHALYDPPAKDGWGSIATWAWGLSRAMDYLETDSEIDAKRVAVFGHSRLGKTSLWAGATDPRFSITISNDSGCGGAALSRRAFGETVARINTSFPHWFCDNYTKYNDNEGACPVDQHQLVALIAPRSVYIASAEEDTWADPRGEFLSAVHAAPVYQLLGTDGIGGETEMPPINKPIMHTLGYHVRTGKHTVTDFDWNSYMDFADQRWVK, encoded by the coding sequence ATGCCTACCACCGCAAAATCCACGACTCTGCAAATCGCAACGCTCTGCCTCGCGTTGACGCTTCCAACAGCGATGCTGTCGGCACAGCCCGCCGGCTACAATTACGACGAAGCGAAAGTTCCGGCCTACACGCTCCCCGATCCGCTGGTGATGGCCGATGGCACTCCCGTCACTTCGGCCGACCAATGGCCTAAGCGTCGCGCTGAGATCATGGACTTGTTCCTGCAAGAAGTTTATGGCAAGGCGCCAGGCAAACCGGAAGGGTTGCACTTCAAAGTCATCGAGCAGAGCGACGATGCGATCAACGGCAAGGCAACGCGGAAACAGGTTCGCGTCTTCTTCGATGCCGATGAAACGGTGGCGATGGATATTCTGATCTACCTGCCCAAGAAACTGGTCGACGCCAAGCAGCCGGTTCCGACTTTCCTGACCCTCAATTTCTTTGGCAATCATTCGATCTCCGACGACCCGGCGATCGTGTTGTCTGAGAGTTGGATGCGTTCGAGCAAAGAGAAGGGAGTCGTCGACAATCGGGCGACCGAAGCGAGTCGCGGAGCGTCGGCGAGCCGCTGGCCCGTGGAGTCGATCATCGATCGCGGCTACGGATTGGCGGCGATCTATTACGGCGATATCGACCCCGATTTCGACGACGGTTTCAAGAACGGTGTCCACGCTTTGTATGATCCGCCCGCCAAAGATGGCTGGGGATCGATCGCAACTTGGGCTTGGGGATTGAGCCGAGCGATGGACTACCTGGAAACCGATAGTGAGATCGACGCAAAACGGGTCGCTGTCTTCGGCCACTCGCGTCTAGGCAAGACATCGTTGTGGGCCGGTGCAACCGATCCGCGGTTTTCGATCACGATCTCCAACGATTCGGGATGCGGCGGAGCGGCGCTCAGCCGCCGTGCGTTTGGCGAAACGGTTGCTCGGATCAACACAAGCTTCCCGCATTGGTTTTGCGACAACTACACGAAATACAACGACAACGAAGGAGCGTGCCCCGTCGACCAGCATCAGCTTGTCGCATTGATAGCTCCGCGTAGCGTCTACATCGCCAGTGCCGAAGAGGATACGTGGGCGGACCCGCGCGGCGAGTTCTTGTCGGCCGTGCATGCCGCACCTGTCTACCAACTGCTGGGAACCGACGGAATCGGCGGCGAAACCGAAATGCCACCGATCAACAAGCCGATCATGCACACGCTGGGGTATCACGTTCGAACCGGCAAGCACACCGTCACCGACTTCGACTGGAACTCCTACATGGACTTCGCCGATCAGCGTTGGGTCAAATAG
- a CDS encoding ThuA domain-containing protein, which yields MIRLFCCFSLVASMAMLAVAEPARLLMVTQSAGYRHGPVKREKMPLSPAERAITELGVSTGLFRADCTQDVAADFTKEKLQHYDLVLFYTTGDLPIAEEDLDYFFNDWLKQKGHGFIGTHSAADTFHNYKPYWDMIGGTFNGHPWGAGSTVTIKVHDQEHPASKPWGEEVTLKDEIYCFKNWQPEKVRVLMSLNMAKTELKEPYHVPVLWVKEYGDGKAMHMSLGHREDVWTNETYLASLLGGMKWMLGQEPGDATPNPELSAAQELKAKADTEAAKK from the coding sequence ATGATTCGATTGTTCTGTTGTTTCAGCCTTGTCGCTTCGATGGCGATGTTGGCGGTTGCCGAACCGGCTCGCTTGTTGATGGTCACGCAGAGCGCTGGCTACCGCCACGGTCCGGTCAAACGCGAGAAGATGCCGCTGTCACCGGCCGAACGGGCCATCACCGAATTGGGTGTGTCCACCGGCCTGTTCCGCGCCGATTGCACGCAGGATGTCGCCGCCGACTTTACGAAAGAGAAACTCCAGCATTACGATCTCGTTCTGTTCTACACCACCGGCGACCTGCCGATCGCCGAAGAGGACCTCGACTACTTCTTTAACGACTGGTTGAAGCAGAAGGGGCACGGCTTTATCGGAACGCACTCTGCCGCCGATACGTTTCACAACTATAAGCCCTACTGGGACATGATCGGTGGCACCTTCAACGGGCATCCGTGGGGAGCGGGATCGACAGTCACGATTAAGGTTCACGATCAAGAACATCCGGCCAGCAAGCCCTGGGGCGAAGAGGTGACGCTAAAGGATGAGATCTATTGCTTTAAAAATTGGCAGCCCGAGAAGGTCCGCGTGCTGATGAGCCTGAACATGGCCAAGACCGAATTGAAAGAACCGTACCACGTCCCCGTGTTGTGGGTGAAGGAATATGGCGATGGCAAAGCGATGCACATGAGCCTCGGGCATCGCGAAGACGTCTGGACCAACGAGACCTATCTCGCGTCGCTGTTGGGCGGGATGAAGTGGATGTTGGGCCAAGAGCCGGGCGACGCGACGCCGAACCCCGAACTCTCGGCGGCTCAGGAATTAAAAGCCAAAGCGGACACCGAAGCTGCGAAGAAATAA
- a CDS encoding phytoene desaturase: MKRNVVIIGAGPGGLATAMQLAAAGLNVTVVERRGQVGGRTSAIEADRFRFDLGPTFFLYPRVLREIFASVGRDLDTEVPMRRLETQYRLTFGQGGQLDASNDLEAMDRQIRQFAPEDAGKLKKYLDDNRVKLARFRPILESPFSSPLDLLRPDVLKAFPLLHPLTSLGSELERYFSDPRMVIALSFQAKYLGMSPFRCPSLFSILSFLEYEYGVHHPIGGCAAVSERMAEIAQAMGVQIRLNQPVTGLQFSGRRVTGVQTATESIAADAIVINADFAAAMRDLVPNTLRRRWADKKLAGKKYSCSTFMMYLGVRGEIDGLAHHNIHIARDYQQNLRDIEIDHRLSDDPSFYVQNPGVTDPTLAPEGHRSLYVLVPVSHEHPNIDWAKETPRFRELTLDRLSQIGLPDLRDRIVYEKIVTPADWSGEHKIYRGATFNLAHNLGQMLHRRPQNRFEELDGVYLVGGGTHPGSGLPVIYESSRISSRLLLNDLGIDTSFIDAAAATSN, encoded by the coding sequence GTGAAGCGAAACGTTGTGATTATCGGTGCCGGGCCGGGCGGTCTGGCGACGGCGATGCAATTGGCTGCTGCCGGACTGAACGTGACGGTTGTCGAGCGCCGCGGCCAAGTTGGCGGAAGGACCTCGGCGATCGAGGCCGATCGGTTCCGCTTCGATCTGGGACCGACCTTCTTCCTGTACCCGCGCGTGCTGCGCGAGATCTTCGCTTCGGTCGGCCGCGACCTCGACACCGAGGTGCCGATGCGACGACTGGAGACTCAATATCGACTGACCTTTGGCCAAGGGGGACAGCTCGACGCGTCGAACGATCTCGAAGCGATGGATCGCCAGATTCGCCAGTTTGCACCAGAAGATGCCGGCAAGTTGAAAAAGTACCTGGACGACAATCGCGTCAAGCTGGCGCGGTTCCGCCCGATCCTCGAGTCTCCGTTCAGCTCGCCGCTTGACCTGTTGCGTCCCGACGTATTAAAGGCCTTCCCGCTGTTGCATCCGTTGACGTCGCTGGGGTCGGAACTGGAGCGATATTTCAGCGATCCACGGATGGTGATCGCGCTGTCATTTCAGGCAAAGTATCTGGGGATGTCGCCGTTTCGCTGCCCGAGTCTGTTCAGCATCCTTTCGTTCCTCGAATACGAATACGGAGTCCATCATCCGATCGGTGGTTGCGCGGCGGTTAGCGAGCGGATGGCGGAGATCGCCCAGGCGATGGGCGTGCAAATTCGCTTGAACCAGCCGGTCACGGGACTGCAGTTTTCGGGACGGCGGGTGACCGGAGTGCAAACCGCGACCGAATCGATCGCCGCCGATGCGATCGTAATCAACGCCGACTTCGCCGCGGCGATGCGCGACCTGGTCCCCAACACGCTGCGGCGACGGTGGGCCGACAAAAAGCTGGCCGGCAAAAAATACTCCTGCTCCACCTTCATGATGTATCTGGGCGTGCGAGGCGAGATCGACGGACTGGCTCACCACAACATCCACATCGCACGCGACTACCAACAAAATCTCCGCGACATCGAGATCGACCACCGGCTGTCCGACGATCCTTCCTTTTATGTCCAGAACCCCGGCGTGACCGACCCGACGCTGGCACCCGAGGGACATCGCTCGCTGTACGTTCTGGTCCCCGTAAGTCACGAGCATCCGAACATCGACTGGGCAAAAGAGACGCCGCGATTCCGCGAACTGACGCTCGATCGCCTGTCGCAAATCGGGCTGCCCGATCTGCGCGACCGGATCGTCTATGAAAAGATCGTCACGCCAGCGGACTGGTCGGGAGAGCATAAGATCTATCGCGGGGCGACGTTTAATCTGGCTCACAACCTGGGGCAGATGTTGCATCGCCGCCCACAGAACCGGTTCGAGGAACTCGACGGCGTCTACCTTGTCGGCGGCGGCACGCATCCCGGCAGCGGGCTGCCGGTGATCTACGAGTCGAGTCGAATCTCGAGTCGGCTGTTGTTAAACGATTTGGGAATCGACACGTCCTTCATCGACGCGGCCGCGGCCACGTCGAATTGA
- a CDS encoding helix-turn-helix domain-containing protein: MPIRKRILKPDSQGRYRPYLGYRIDGKQPRFNLGTDKAQAHRRMNRLFELWDENVAVNGEDVWSPLALDFAQDVAKGKRQIEYPFQSHFLEADDPAAEYAQMLEVERQRFPSLDLVPTNLQIYATGCESNEQLVADEVRQLQDRLKELGALPPIVKLPQKLIAGTLHEALDRYAEDDVKSRNIWPESKRLKQSGHRRLEMIDRFKERHDDLPLSLLGRDACKDMLRFWCQRPPVKNRKSGKFDGPPIAVSTARHHRKELDRFFKWLDSSDEFAWKLPRGFTTLDRAISPTEEEFAQRLSVVQKDVYSVQELAELNRNATVLERLFLFIGLNCGMGAAELGRLKSQDILLFHKHEFQDRLGFESTSRDSFIRYLRPKTSVFGEWLLWPETVQLVQWGLERSRQIGSELIFVSEKGTPWYNVQHNKNPQAKFTNTFNRLIKRVQKSDPEFRRLAFGTLRDTLPNILRIRHSSEMASLCLAHGSTYRGDKLIDCYTNKPFGRFHDLMRSARNHLEPVFQASPEDPTAAPIQQYIPLNVRRKIQEMLDSKTPASKIATECGVSAATVYREKERISQ, from the coding sequence ATGCCCATCCGAAAAAGGATACTCAAGCCCGATTCTCAGGGGCGTTATCGCCCATATCTCGGATATCGAATTGATGGCAAGCAGCCAAGGTTCAACCTCGGCACAGACAAAGCTCAAGCTCACCGCCGCATGAATCGGTTATTCGAACTGTGGGACGAAAACGTGGCCGTCAACGGCGAGGACGTTTGGTCTCCTCTTGCCCTCGACTTCGCTCAAGATGTGGCCAAAGGGAAACGTCAAATCGAGTACCCCTTCCAGTCGCATTTTCTTGAAGCCGACGATCCTGCTGCCGAGTATGCGCAGATGCTTGAGGTCGAACGCCAGCGTTTTCCGTCCTTGGATCTTGTACCAACCAATCTTCAAATCTACGCAACTGGATGCGAAAGCAACGAGCAGCTTGTGGCCGATGAAGTGCGTCAACTTCAGGATCGGCTCAAAGAACTGGGAGCTTTGCCACCCATAGTCAAACTGCCTCAGAAGCTCATTGCGGGAACATTGCATGAAGCGTTGGATCGATACGCTGAGGACGATGTGAAGTCCCGCAATATATGGCCGGAATCAAAGCGATTGAAACAAAGCGGTCATCGGAGGCTGGAAATGATAGACCGGTTCAAGGAGCGGCACGACGATCTTCCGCTTTCCTTGTTAGGTCGAGATGCGTGTAAAGACATGCTTCGTTTCTGGTGCCAACGTCCGCCAGTCAAGAATCGCAAGTCGGGAAAGTTCGACGGGCCGCCAATTGCGGTCAGCACGGCTCGGCACCACCGCAAGGAATTGGATCGCTTTTTCAAATGGCTCGATTCAAGCGATGAGTTTGCATGGAAATTGCCAAGGGGATTCACAACGCTTGACAGGGCTATCAGCCCAACTGAAGAGGAGTTTGCCCAGAGGCTATCGGTTGTGCAAAAAGACGTGTACTCAGTTCAGGAGCTTGCTGAACTCAATCGTAATGCGACCGTGCTTGAGCGTTTGTTCTTGTTCATCGGACTGAATTGCGGAATGGGGGCAGCAGAACTTGGGCGGCTCAAGTCTCAGGACATCTTGTTGTTTCATAAACATGAGTTTCAAGACCGGCTGGGTTTTGAATCCACGAGTCGAGATTCATTTATCCGCTACCTGCGTCCCAAAACAAGTGTCTTCGGTGAATGGTTACTGTGGCCTGAGACCGTCCAGCTAGTCCAGTGGGGACTTGAGCGATCTCGCCAAATTGGGAGCGAGCTAATTTTTGTCTCGGAAAAAGGTACGCCGTGGTACAACGTGCAACACAACAAGAACCCTCAAGCAAAATTCACAAACACCTTCAATCGGTTGATCAAGCGAGTTCAAAAGAGCGATCCTGAATTCCGAAGGCTTGCATTCGGCACATTGCGAGACACTTTGCCGAACATTCTTAGGATTCGCCATTCAAGCGAAATGGCTTCCCTCTGCTTGGCCCACGGGAGCACTTATCGAGGCGACAAACTCATCGACTGCTATACGAACAAGCCCTTCGGTAGATTTCACGACCTGATGCGGTCAGCCCGAAATCACCTCGAACCAGTTTTTCAGGCATCGCCTGAAGATCCCACCGCTGCCCCCATTCAGCAATATATTCCGCTCAATGTACGTCGCAAGATTCAAGAGATGCTTGATTCCAA